The following proteins come from a genomic window of Takifugu rubripes chromosome 11, fTakRub1.2, whole genome shotgun sequence:
- the stard10 gene encoding START domain-containing protein 10, with product MSGQPAVSIPDDRAFASFKAECLCEDGWTSTYSKHGITVWSQDVDNSVHKIKCRMVCKDVSADTMYDVLHDTEYRRNWDKNVIETFDIGRLTVNADVGYYSWKCPKPLRNRDVITLRSWLPLGKDYIIMNYSVKHDKYPPKQDVVRAVSIQTGYLIQFQGPNNCILTYLAQVDPRGLLPKLVVKTSACFVAPRTMKKIHKACLKYPEWKKGHNPGFKPWVYPDQSTLPRIPLSELSIQHAESLENIDESSLGDIQLEREDSD from the exons ATGTCTGGACAGCCTGCCGTGAGTATTCCGGACGACCGGGCATTTGCCAGCTTCAAGGCGGAGTGTCTGTGCGAGGATGGTTGGACCAGCACCTACAGCAAGCACGGCATCACGGTGTGGAGCCAGGACGTGGACAACTCTGTCCACAAAATCAAG tGCAGAATGGTGTGTAAGGACGTCTCGGCAGACACCATGTATGACGTCCTCCACGACACGGAATACAGACGCAACTGGGACAAGAACGTCATCGAGACCTTTGACATCGGAAGACTCACCGTCAACGCCGACGTTGGTTACTACTCAT GGAAATGTCCAAAACCTCTTCGAAACCGCGACGTCATCACTCTTCGGTCCTGGCTCCCGTTAGGGAAAGATTACATCATCATGAACTACTCGGTTAAACACGAT AAATACCCACCCAAACAGGACGTGGTGCGCGCTGTTTCTATTCAGACCGGTTACCTGATCCAGTTCCAGGGACCTAATAACTGTATCCTCACCTACTTGGCCCAGGTCGACCCGAGAG GTTTATTGCCAAAATTGGTTGTGAAAACGTCCGCCTGCTTCGTTGCTCCTCGT ACCATGAAGAAGATTCACAAAGCCTGTTTGAAGTATCCCGAGTGGAAAAAAGGACACAACCCCGGCTTTAAGCCTTGGGTCTACCCAGATCAATCAACTTTACCCAGGATCCCACTTTCTGAGCTCAGCATTCAGCACGCAGAGAGCTTGGAGAACATTGACGAGAGTTCCCTGGGCGACATtcagctggagagagaagaCAGCGACTAA